A single genomic interval of Persephonella atlantica harbors:
- a CDS encoding HAD family hydrolase encodes MDRQSVRKISGIQAEIKNKDTFLFDLDGTLINSSKDIAVAVNYALKKLGFPALEEKEIIKHVGYGGKKLIEGVLKTDDNELIEEGVRLFREYYFSNPAVYTTLYPYVYETLELLKKEKKKVAVVTNKYQDISEQILKKLNIVHLIDLIVGGDTTPSKKPEREPVMFALKNLNSNPENAVMIGDSEADVQAGRSAGVKTVFVTYGFGKEDKVLPLKPDFIINSMRQLLW; translated from the coding sequence ATGGATAGACAGAGTGTTAGAAAAATATCAGGAATTCAAGCTGAGATAAAAAATAAAGATACTTTTCTTTTTGATCTTGATGGAACACTGATAAATTCATCAAAGGATATAGCTGTTGCTGTTAACTATGCTCTAAAAAAATTAGGATTTCCGGCCCTTGAAGAAAAAGAGATTATAAAGCATGTAGGATACGGCGGAAAAAAACTGATAGAGGGGGTTCTGAAAACAGACGATAACGAGCTGATAGAAGAAGGAGTGAGACTGTTTAGAGAGTACTATTTCTCCAATCCAGCTGTTTATACTACTCTGTATCCATATGTTTACGAGACGCTTGAACTACTGAAAAAGGAAAAGAAAAAAGTAGCAGTAGTGACAAATAAGTACCAGGATATATCTGAGCAGATACTGAAGAAATTAAATATTGTTCATCTCATAGACCTGATTGTCGGTGGAGATACAACACCTTCCAAAAAACCTGAAAGGGAACCTGTTATGTTTGCACTTAAAAATCTTAACTCTAATCCAGAAAATGCTGTCATGATAGGAGACAGTGAAGCTGATGTTCAGGCCGGAAGAAGTGCTGGGGTTAAAACTGTTTTTGTGACATACGGTTTTGGGAAAGAAGATAAAGTCCTTCCGCTAAAACCGGACTTTATTATAAACAGTATGAGGCAGTTATTGTGGTAG
- the thiE gene encoding thiamine phosphate synthase, whose product MKQFLKKYYAITDRKQFRHPFEIQIKKMLDRGIRMFQLREKDLTPDQLFRLATELKDVLSGYDASFFINDRVDVAVIVGANGVHLPSKSIPVEAVKHKFPELIVGKSCHSIDEALKAEKEGADYITFSPIFETPEKGNPVGLEALSQVVEKVSIPVYALGGITEEKIPDVLKTGVYGIAGIRLFIS is encoded by the coding sequence ATGAAACAGTTCCTGAAAAAGTATTATGCCATCACTGACAGAAAGCAGTTCAGACATCCATTTGAGATTCAGATTAAGAAGATGCTCGACAGAGGCATCAGGATGTTCCAGCTGAGGGAGAAAGACCTCACTCCTGACCAGCTGTTCAGGTTGGCCACTGAGCTAAAAGATGTGCTTTCAGGTTATGATGCTTCTTTTTTTATAAATGATAGAGTAGATGTTGCAGTAATTGTAGGGGCAAACGGTGTTCATCTGCCTTCAAAAAGTATTCCAGTAGAGGCTGTAAAACACAAATTTCCTGAGCTTATTGTAGGGAAATCCTGCCACAGCATAGATGAAGCCTTAAAGGCAGAAAAAGAGGGGGCAGACTACATAACATTTTCCCCGATATTTGAAACGCCTGAGAAAGGAAATCCTGTTGGCCTTGAAGCTCTTTCACAGGTAGTGGAGAAAGTCAGTATTCCTGTCTATGCCCTTGGAGGTATAACAGAGGAGAAGATACCTGATGTTCTGAAAACAGGCGTATATGGTATTGCTGGCATAAGACTATTTATCAGTTAG
- a CDS encoding ABC transporter substrate-binding protein produces the protein MKEKISTFLKAVAVIIILFLPVYLISPQTTNEKTGVIVRVNPEEFKPEIGVEGGVLKRALAGDAKTFNPVMAQETTSTAVIGALFNGLTKTNPKTLLPEPDLAERWKRDKTGTVWIFHLRKDAKWFDGKPVTADDVVFTYNEIYYNPDIPSSVKDMLFIEGKKFIVKKIDKYTVEFKIPKPFAPFLQAVGQPILPRHILEPYVKNKTFPSVWGINTPPEKLIGTGPYRLVKYVVGQYAEYERNPYYWEKDSKGQKIPYITKVKAQIIGDPDVRLIKFISGEIDYYGVRPTDLPELLPKAEEKDFTIYNLGATPSTLFVVFNQNPKAPIPKYKLKWFRNKKFRQAISYAVDRKGIINIAYNGLAYPIYTAVTPANRRLFDEEYYPKYPFNLKKAKQLLLEIGFKEGKDGYLYDREGHKLQFTLITNSGNKERETIGNILKDDLRKIGIEVNFQSIDFNNLVTRLMSNYDWEAVIIGLTGSMDPYFGQNVWLSSGHLHMWYPNQKKPSTQWEAEIDRLFQQAAVELNQKKRDMLYKKAFKIIGEEQPMIFIAAPEELLAVKNYLKNVFPTVWGWYKSEYVYIKK, from the coding sequence ATGAAAGAAAAGATTAGCACCTTTCTTAAAGCTGTAGCAGTAATAATCATATTATTTCTCCCTGTATATCTCATATCACCACAGACTACCAACGAAAAAACTGGAGTTATCGTAAGAGTAAACCCTGAAGAGTTTAAGCCTGAAATAGGAGTGGAAGGGGGCGTGCTAAAAAGAGCCTTGGCAGGGGACGCAAAAACTTTCAATCCTGTAATGGCTCAGGAAACAACATCAACAGCTGTGATAGGAGCGCTGTTTAACGGTCTGACAAAAACAAATCCAAAAACGTTACTCCCGGAACCAGACCTTGCTGAAAGATGGAAAAGGGACAAGACAGGAACTGTATGGATATTTCACCTGAGAAAAGATGCAAAATGGTTTGACGGAAAACCTGTTACTGCAGACGACGTTGTTTTTACTTACAACGAGATATACTACAACCCTGACATACCTTCTTCTGTGAAGGACATGCTTTTTATAGAAGGTAAAAAATTTATTGTGAAAAAGATAGATAAATACACTGTAGAGTTTAAAATTCCAAAGCCTTTTGCACCTTTTCTGCAGGCTGTTGGTCAGCCGATACTCCCCAGGCACATCTTAGAGCCGTATGTTAAAAACAAAACATTTCCGTCAGTATGGGGAATAAATACTCCTCCAGAAAAACTTATCGGAACAGGTCCCTATAGGCTCGTAAAGTATGTTGTCGGGCAGTATGCTGAATATGAGAGAAACCCATACTACTGGGAAAAAGACAGTAAGGGGCAGAAAATTCCTTACATAACGAAAGTAAAAGCCCAGATTATTGGAGACCCTGATGTTAGACTGATAAAGTTTATATCTGGAGAGATCGATTACTACGGTGTCAGACCTACAGACCTTCCAGAACTGCTCCCTAAAGCAGAAGAGAAAGATTTTACTATCTACAATCTTGGAGCAACTCCCTCCACACTGTTTGTTGTGTTCAATCAAAATCCAAAAGCCCCAATTCCAAAATACAAGCTAAAATGGTTTAGAAACAAAAAGTTCAGACAGGCAATATCATATGCCGTTGACAGAAAAGGAATAATAAACATAGCTTACAATGGTCTTGCCTATCCAATATACACAGCTGTTACTCCAGCAAACAGAAGACTTTTTGATGAAGAATATTATCCTAAATACCCATTTAACTTAAAAAAAGCAAAACAGCTCCTCCTTGAGATAGGTTTTAAGGAAGGAAAAGATGGATACCTTTATGACAGGGAAGGACACAAACTTCAGTTTACGCTGATAACAAACTCTGGAAACAAGGAAAGGGAGACAATAGGAAACATACTGAAAGACGACCTGAGGAAAATAGGCATAGAGGTTAACTTCCAGTCAATAGACTTTAATAATTTAGTAACAAGACTGATGTCAAATTACGACTGGGAAGCAGTAATAATTGGACTTACTGGAAGTATGGACCCATATTTCGGGCAGAACGTGTGGCTCTCGTCTGGACATCTGCATATGTGGTATCCAAACCAGAAAAAACCGTCTACCCAGTGGGAAGCTGAGATTGACAGACTGTTCCAGCAGGCAGCAGTAGAACTAAACCAGAAAAAAAGGGATATGCTGTACAAAAAAGCATTCAAAATAATAGGAGAAGAGCAACCTATGATATTTATAGCTGCTCCTGAGGAGCTTTTAGCTGTTAAAAATTACCTCAAAAATGTTTTTCCTACCGTATGGGGATGGTATAAAAGTGAATATGTATATATAAAAAAGTAA
- a CDS encoding dihydrolipoamide acetyltransferase family protein, with protein sequence MEYKVVMPQLTDTMEEGKIVRWLKKEGEIVKKDEPLVEIESDKAVMEVPSMKEGVLVKILAEEGEELPVGAPIAVIETEVEKAQTIPKKVEEKPARKEEKKEEIKIPQKKPEKKEALPEGTASPSAKKTAAQLGVNIKKLQEEGKLPVPAHEKDIKSYFYSRFFTKSALQLLQRYGLSPEEVYQSVKKDRIDKKAVEKYIKEKNIPEISAPSDIQRILIKNLSKSTQIPVYHITHPFDVKYLLEKKDYTLTTYLIKVFGDVMYNYPGVRTIYKEGSFYTYPTSNISVAIAVDNELFNPTIKNVEDKTLKEIYEKLQELKEKAKNRNLSVEDIQGATFSISNLGMYGIKQFDAVIPPFHSGIAGIGAAVDGIITVTFTFDHRVINGAQAAMFVMDIEKRLNDSNYLKSLR encoded by the coding sequence ATGGAATATAAGGTTGTGATGCCACAGCTGACAGATACTATGGAAGAAGGAAAGATTGTCCGCTGGTTGAAAAAAGAGGGAGAGATAGTTAAAAAGGACGAGCCTCTGGTGGAGATAGAGTCTGACAAGGCTGTGATGGAAGTTCCTTCAATGAAGGAAGGTGTGCTGGTAAAAATATTAGCAGAGGAAGGAGAAGAACTACCTGTAGGAGCTCCCATCGCTGTGATAGAAACAGAGGTGGAAAAAGCCCAGACAATACCAAAAAAAGTAGAAGAAAAACCGGCCAGAAAGGAAGAAAAAAAAGAAGAGATAAAAATACCTCAGAAAAAGCCTGAGAAAAAGGAAGCTCTTCCTGAAGGAACAGCGTCTCCATCAGCAAAAAAAACTGCTGCACAGCTTGGAGTAAACATTAAAAAACTTCAGGAAGAAGGGAAACTACCTGTCCCAGCTCACGAAAAAGATATAAAAAGTTATTTTTACAGCAGATTTTTCACAAAGTCTGCACTTCAGCTGCTCCAGAGGTATGGTCTATCGCCAGAAGAGGTTTATCAATCTGTTAAAAAAGATAGAATAGATAAAAAAGCTGTTGAAAAGTATATAAAAGAGAAAAATATCCCTGAAATATCTGCACCCTCTGACATTCAGCGAATACTGATTAAAAATCTGTCAAAAAGCACCCAGATACCTGTTTATCACATAACACATCCCTTTGATGTTAAATACCTGCTTGAAAAAAAAGATTATACCCTCACAACGTATCTGATAAAAGTATTTGGAGACGTTATGTACAATTATCCAGGGGTGAGAACTATTTATAAAGAGGGCAGTTTTTATACATATCCAACATCAAACATATCTGTGGCCATTGCAGTAGATAATGAGCTGTTCAATCCAACAATAAAAAATGTTGAAGATAAAACCCTAAAAGAGATATATGAAAAACTGCAGGAGCTAAAAGAAAAAGCAAAAAACAGAAATCTCTCTGTGGAGGACATACAGGGAGCAACATTCTCCATATCTAATCTGGGAATGTATGGGATAAAGCAGTTTGATGCTGTTATACCTCCATTTCACAGTGGAATAGCAGGGATAGGAGCAGCTGTTGATGGGATAATAACAGTCACTTTTACATTTGACCACAGGGTGATAAACGGTGCACAGGCTGCTATGTTTGTTATGGATATAGAAAAGAGATTAAATGACAGTAATTATCTGAAATCACTCAGATAA
- the carB gene encoding carbamoyl-phosphate synthase large subunit yields MKKRKIIILGSGPNRIGQGIEFDYACVHCVWALKEEGYEAVMVNCNPETVSTDYDTSDKLFFEPIVYEDVLNIIESEKPDGVVVQFGGQTPLKLAVPLQNAGVKILGTSPESIDIAEDRERFRELIIRLGLKQPESGIARSKEEAVLMAEKIGYPVLVRPSYVLGGRAMRLVYDTAELLQYIEEAVLVTEDKPLLIDRFLEDAIELDVDAVSDGEDVLVGAVMEHIEEAGIHSGDSATCIPPYTLSDEIMYEVKRQTRELAKALNVRGLMNVQYAVKDNQIYIIEVNPRASRTVPFVSKAVGYPLAKIASKVIVGRKLRDIVPEVFSIKEAHPATDFRDRSFSRYSIKEVVFPWNRFPEVDPLLGPEMKSTGEVMGIDEDFGMAFYKSQAAAGSVLPEKGNVFISVADKDKPSVLPVAKKLVELGFTIYATSGTYRFFESSGIPSVRVSKLSEERPNVVDRIRNGEIHMVINTPSGKRERSDAYFIRRAAVEHKIPYFTTVRAAQAAVEAINSFKNRQLSVKPLQEMI; encoded by the coding sequence ATGAAAAAAAGAAAAATTATTATTTTAGGTAGTGGTCCAAACAGAATAGGACAGGGTATAGAGTTTGATTATGCCTGTGTTCACTGTGTGTGGGCACTGAAGGAAGAAGGATATGAGGCAGTTATGGTTAACTGTAATCCAGAAACTGTATCAACAGATTACGACACATCAGATAAGCTGTTTTTTGAGCCAATAGTTTATGAAGATGTGCTGAACATAATAGAGAGTGAAAAACCTGATGGTGTTGTTGTTCAGTTTGGTGGTCAAACACCGCTGAAGCTTGCTGTTCCTCTTCAAAATGCAGGGGTCAAAATACTGGGAACTTCTCCAGAAAGTATAGATATTGCAGAAGACAGGGAAAGATTCAGAGAGCTTATAATAAGACTTGGTCTGAAGCAACCAGAAAGCGGAATAGCCCGTTCAAAAGAGGAAGCTGTTCTGATGGCAGAAAAGATAGGATATCCTGTTTTGGTCAGACCCTCTTATGTATTAGGTGGCCGGGCAATGAGACTTGTTTACGACACAGCAGAGCTTTTACAGTACATAGAAGAGGCTGTTTTGGTTACAGAAGACAAACCTCTTCTTATTGATAGATTTTTAGAGGATGCTATAGAGCTTGATGTTGATGCTGTGAGTGATGGGGAAGATGTTCTGGTTGGAGCTGTGATGGAGCATATTGAAGAAGCAGGAATACATTCAGGTGACAGTGCCACCTGTATACCTCCTTACACACTCAGTGATGAGATAATGTATGAAGTAAAGAGGCAAACAAGAGAGCTTGCAAAGGCACTTAATGTTAGAGGACTGATGAACGTTCAGTATGCAGTAAAAGATAATCAGATATATATAATAGAGGTTAATCCCAGAGCCTCAAGGACAGTGCCTTTTGTAAGTAAAGCTGTAGGATACCCCCTTGCAAAGATAGCCTCTAAAGTAATTGTAGGCAGAAAACTGAGAGATATAGTCCCAGAAGTATTTTCTATAAAAGAAGCCCACCCAGCAACAGACTTCAGGGATAGGTCATTCAGCAGATACTCAATAAAAGAAGTTGTGTTCCCGTGGAACAGATTTCCTGAAGTTGACCCACTGCTGGGACCTGAAATGAAGTCAACAGGAGAAGTTATGGGTATAGATGAAGACTTTGGAATGGCATTTTATAAATCTCAGGCTGCAGCAGGCTCTGTTCTTCCAGAAAAGGGAAATGTTTTTATATCTGTAGCTGATAAGGATAAACCTTCAGTGCTGCCTGTTGCTAAAAAACTTGTAGAACTTGGATTTACCATATATGCAACCTCAGGAACCTACAGATTTTTTGAAAGCAGCGGCATTCCTTCTGTAAGGGTAAGCAAGCTGTCTGAGGAGAGACCTAACGTTGTTGACAGAATAAGGAATGGAGAGATACATATGGTTATAAACACTCCATCTGGAAAAAGGGAGCGTTCAGATGCATATTTCATAAGAAGGGCTGCCGTGGAGCATAAGATACCATACTTCACAACAGTAAGGGCGGCACAGGCGGCGGTGGAAGCAATAAACTCCTTCAAAAATAGACAGCTTTCTGTCAAGCCACTACAGGAAATGATTTAA
- a CDS encoding thiamine pyrophosphate-dependent enzyme — MSKSIVERAYYLMKLGRVFEERAKEEYMKGNISGFLHLAIGEEAVHVGATLAFGKGDIFVHYREHVWALAKGMSPKSLMAELFGKKTGVSKGKGGSMHLYEPLLNFYGGNAIVGAQIPHAVGAAYARKYLGHTEGVLVAFGDGATNAGNYYESLNMAALWELPVLFVNENNLYAIGTRIDRASAVKELYKKAKEFMPAERVDGMDFFQVYDAVSKAKEYIETEGKPYYIEFLTYRYEPHSMSDPGDYRSPRELKVFHDKDPVEFLKREGIKRGLFDENFVKEIDERVEEEIEEAVKFALESPEPEDAELFTDIFCEVCTDVVP, encoded by the coding sequence ATGAGTAAATCAATTGTTGAAAGGGCTTACTATCTTATGAAGTTAGGGAGGGTTTTTGAGGAGAGAGCAAAAGAGGAGTATATGAAAGGTAACATCTCTGGATTTCTCCATTTAGCTATAGGTGAAGAGGCTGTTCACGTAGGGGCAACGCTGGCTTTTGGTAAAGGGGACATCTTTGTCCACTACAGAGAGCATGTATGGGCACTGGCAAAGGGAATGAGTCCAAAAAGTCTGATGGCAGAGCTTTTTGGCAAAAAAACAGGTGTTTCAAAAGGTAAAGGAGGTTCAATGCATCTTTATGAACCTCTTCTAAACTTTTACGGTGGAAATGCAATAGTTGGAGCACAGATACCACATGCTGTAGGTGCTGCTTACGCAAGGAAGTATTTGGGACATACAGAAGGGGTTCTTGTTGCATTTGGTGATGGAGCAACAAATGCAGGAAATTACTATGAATCACTCAATATGGCAGCGCTGTGGGAACTGCCAGTCCTGTTTGTTAACGAAAATAACCTGTATGCGATAGGAACGAGGATTGACAGAGCTTCAGCAGTGAAAGAGCTTTACAAAAAGGCAAAAGAGTTTATGCCTGCCGAAAGGGTTGATGGTATGGATTTTTTTCAGGTTTATGATGCTGTTTCAAAGGCTAAAGAGTATATTGAAACGGAAGGAAAGCCTTATTACATTGAGTTTCTTACCTACAGATACGAACCCCACTCAATGTCAGACCCGGGAGATTACAGGTCTCCAAGGGAGCTGAAGGTTTTCCACGATAAAGACCCAGTAGAGTTTTTAAAAAGAGAAGGCATTAAAAGGGGACTGTTTGATGAGAATTTTGTAAAAGAGATAGATGAGAGGGTTGAGGAAGAGATAGAAGAGGCTGTTAAATTTGCCCTTGAATCTCCTGAGCCTGAAGATGCAGAGCTGTTTACTGACATCTTCTGTGAGGTATGTACAGATGTTGTACCGTGA
- the hisC gene encoding histidinol-phosphate transaminase, with product MEIKYPEYLKKVQTYQPGKPVSELQRELGLNEIVKLASNENPFGCSLSVKKAVERYATQINRYPDGGAYYLRQALSQFLEIAPDQIIFGNGSNEIIDMIGRVFLSDGSEALFFEGSFVVYRLIAQISGGRYREIPLECDFSRNLEKMLESISERTKVIFIDNPCNPTGFANKREEMNEFIKNVPDNVIVVLDEAYFEYAKPHGVPDGIDYIRRINPDIPEKNVIVLRTFSKAYGLAGLRIGYGVARKEIIQILEKVRQPFNTNALAQIAALEALKDQQFVQFSVEENEKGKQFFYEEFERRNIRFVPTFANFIMFHAHTAEELYQKLLHQGVIVRPAFGFRDYLRVSIGTEEENIRFFEALDKAGYSCR from the coding sequence ATGGAGATTAAATATCCTGAATATTTAAAAAAAGTTCAGACTTATCAGCCGGGAAAACCAGTTTCTGAGCTCCAGAGGGAGCTTGGACTGAACGAGATTGTAAAACTTGCCTCAAACGAAAATCCATTTGGATGCTCCCTTTCTGTAAAGAAAGCTGTAGAAAGATACGCAACCCAGATAAACAGATACCCTGATGGTGGAGCTTACTACCTGAGGCAGGCTCTGTCCCAGTTTTTAGAGATTGCTCCTGACCAGATTATTTTTGGAAACGGCTCTAACGAAATAATAGACATGATTGGCAGGGTTTTCCTGTCTGACGGCTCTGAAGCACTGTTTTTTGAGGGAAGTTTCGTCGTTTACAGGCTGATTGCCCAGATATCTGGAGGAAGATACAGAGAAATTCCCCTTGAGTGTGATTTTTCAAGAAATCTTGAAAAGATGCTTGAAAGCATATCAGAAAGAACAAAAGTGATATTCATTGATAATCCCTGTAATCCTACAGGTTTTGCAAACAAAAGGGAAGAAATGAACGAGTTTATAAAAAACGTGCCAGATAATGTGATAGTAGTTTTAGACGAGGCATACTTTGAATATGCAAAGCCTCATGGAGTTCCAGACGGTATAGATTACATACGGAGAATCAATCCAGATATTCCTGAAAAAAATGTTATAGTCCTCAGAACATTCTCAAAGGCATACGGTCTTGCAGGACTGAGAATAGGTTATGGAGTTGCCAGAAAGGAGATAATTCAGATTTTAGAGAAAGTAAGACAGCCATTTAATACCAATGCCCTTGCCCAGATTGCTGCTTTGGAAGCTCTGAAAGACCAGCAGTTTGTTCAGTTTTCTGTTGAGGAGAACGAAAAGGGGAAACAGTTTTTCTATGAAGAGTTTGAAAGGAGAAATATCAGATTTGTTCCCACCTTTGCAAACTTCATAATGTTTCATGCCCACACTGCAGAAGAACTGTATCAAAAACTTCTCCATCAGGGAGTTATTGTAAGACCAGCCTTTGGTTTCAGAGATTATCTAAGGGTTTCCATAGGGACAGAGGAGGAGAACATCAGATTTTTTGAGGCTTTAGACAAAGCAGGATACTCCTGCAGGTAA
- the glp gene encoding molybdopterin molybdotransferase MoeA → MIEYSKAVEIILNSTKTLGLEKVFLDRALGRVLAEDIHADRDNPPADNSGMDGFAVRYEDIKGASEENPAVLEIIAESKAGGELVKVRPKTAAYIYTGGLIPEGADTVVQKELTKVEDNKVFIFQELPKGSNIRPQGGDYRKEDLLIKKGKKLRPAEIGILSSVNKPTVYVYQKPRVAILTTGDEILDVGEPVEKLSQIRTSNTYSLYSQVLEAGGEPVVIGFAKDNPEDIQKKLEYAKSCDILLTTGGVSVGEYDLVKDFVVKVLGVEILFWKVKQKPGKPVAFGVWGREKEKLFFGIPGNPVAAMVVFENMVKPAIRKMSGEEKVFNPVINAKLKGGYKRKKGERVEFIRVSLSLTDDGFVAQPFGKQGSNILTGMVYAHGFGIVDVGVTEIKDGETIKVSVFDKSFMDGRYGD, encoded by the coding sequence ATGATTGAGTACAGCAAAGCAGTTGAGATAATATTAAACAGCACAAAAACTTTAGGTTTGGAGAAGGTTTTTTTAGATAGAGCTTTAGGAAGAGTTCTTGCAGAAGATATACATGCAGACAGGGACAATCCACCGGCTGACAACAGCGGAATGGACGGATTTGCTGTCAGATACGAGGATATAAAAGGGGCTTCTGAAGAAAATCCTGCTGTACTGGAGATAATAGCAGAGTCTAAAGCAGGCGGGGAGTTAGTAAAAGTCAGACCAAAAACTGCAGCATACATATACACAGGAGGTCTTATACCAGAAGGGGCAGACACAGTTGTCCAGAAAGAGCTTACAAAGGTTGAGGATAACAAAGTCTTCATATTTCAGGAACTTCCAAAAGGTTCAAACATCAGACCTCAGGGAGGAGATTACAGGAAGGAAGACCTTCTGATAAAAAAGGGAAAGAAACTCAGACCAGCAGAGATAGGAATACTCTCTTCTGTTAATAAACCTACTGTGTATGTTTATCAAAAGCCGAGGGTGGCAATTTTGACAACAGGGGACGAAATTTTGGACGTTGGAGAGCCTGTTGAAAAACTCTCCCAGATAAGAACGTCAAACACATACTCCCTGTATTCACAGGTTTTAGAAGCAGGAGGAGAACCAGTTGTTATAGGTTTTGCAAAGGATAACCCAGAAGATATACAAAAAAAGTTAGAGTATGCAAAAAGCTGTGATATCCTCCTCACAACAGGAGGAGTGTCTGTAGGAGAGTATGACCTTGTAAAAGATTTTGTGGTAAAAGTTTTGGGAGTTGAGATACTGTTCTGGAAGGTAAAGCAAAAGCCGGGAAAACCAGTTGCTTTTGGCGTCTGGGGTAGAGAGAAGGAGAAACTGTTTTTTGGAATTCCTGGCAATCCTGTTGCTGCAATGGTTGTTTTTGAAAATATGGTAAAGCCAGCAATCAGAAAGATGTCTGGAGAAGAAAAGGTGTTTAATCCGGTTATAAATGCAAAGCTGAAAGGGGGATATAAAAGGAAAAAAGGTGAAAGGGTTGAATTTATAAGGGTTTCCCTATCTCTCACAGATGACGGCTTTGTGGCTCAGCCTTTTGGAAAACAGGGTTCAAACATACTGACAGGTATGGTTTATGCCCACGGATTTGGTATTGTGGATGTGGGAGTCACTGAGATTAAAGATGGAGAAACGATAAAGGTATCAGTATTTGATAAATCATTTATGGACGGCAGATATGGAGATTAA
- a CDS encoding alpha-ketoacid dehydrogenase subunit beta, producing the protein MMERDETVVILGEDVGFYGGNYRVTEGLYAKYGEKRVIDTPIAENSIVGNAIGMALGGLRPVAEIMTVNFILIAMDQIVNQMAKLRYMSGGKIELPMVVRTPQGVSKQLAAQHSQSLERFFTSVPGLITMVASDATAAYYGLKKAIELDDPVIFLEHELLYPMKMEIQKRESFDPFRADIVKEGKDITVVSYLKMLHDTLKAVPVIEKELDVSVEVINLHSLNPLDMETIANSVKKTKRFVIVTEEPKTGSFAAEVVSKVSEELFYHLDAPPLRICGEDVPTPYNRKLELLSIPTPEKIAQQIVYWGREHGI; encoded by the coding sequence ATGATGGAGAGGGATGAAACGGTCGTTATTTTAGGGGAAGATGTTGGTTTTTATGGAGGAAACTACAGGGTAACAGAAGGGCTTTATGCAAAATATGGAGAAAAAAGGGTTATAGACACACCTATCGCCGAAAACTCCATTGTTGGTAATGCTATAGGTATGGCTTTAGGAGGACTCAGACCTGTTGCTGAGATTATGACAGTAAACTTTATACTGATTGCTATGGACCAGATAGTAAATCAGATGGCAAAGCTTAGATATATGAGCGGTGGAAAAATTGAGCTTCCTATGGTTGTCAGAACTCCTCAGGGTGTATCAAAACAGCTTGCAGCCCAGCATTCTCAAAGCTTGGAAAGATTTTTCACTTCTGTTCCTGGACTGATAACGATGGTCGCTTCTGATGCAACAGCTGCCTATTACGGACTGAAAAAAGCGATAGAGTTAGATGACCCGGTTATATTTCTGGAGCATGAACTTCTCTACCCAATGAAGATGGAAATCCAGAAGAGGGAAAGTTTTGACCCGTTTAGAGCAGACATTGTTAAAGAAGGGAAAGACATTACTGTTGTTTCTTATCTGAAGATGTTACACGATACATTGAAAGCTGTTCCTGTTATTGAAAAAGAGCTTGATGTGTCTGTAGAGGTTATAAATCTTCATTCACTGAATCCATTAGACATGGAGACAATAGCAAACTCTGTTAAAAAAACAAAAAGATTTGTTATTGTTACAGAAGAGCCTAAAACAGGTAGTTTTGCAGCTGAAGTTGTTTCAAAAGTATCAGAGGAGCTATTTTACCATTTAGATGCTCCACCTCTGAGGATATGTGGGGAAGATGTGCCAACACCATACAACAGAAAGTTAGAGCTTCTGTCTATACCAACACCTGAGAAGATAGCTCAGCAAATTGTTTACTGGGGAAGGGAACATGGAATATAA
- a CDS encoding c-type cytochrome: MRKLFLGLLGTALLFSISAPAGQSQKEIERQILKIAKKYGCLTCHDIDRPKNSIPYRIIAKEYQGKPGAVKQLVQSIKGASFAKWQKIGPEKYGMKPRAIYMPRQRSIPVEEAEKIVKLILSLDTSKVKVKK; the protein is encoded by the coding sequence ATGAGGAAATTATTTTTGGGTCTTTTAGGAACGGCCTTACTGTTTTCTATTTCAGCACCGGCAGGTCAAAGCCAGAAAGAAATAGAGAGGCAGATATTAAAGATTGCAAAGAAGTATGGCTGTTTAACCTGTCACGACATTGACAGACCAAAAAACTCAATTCCTTACAGGATAATTGCAAAGGAATATCAGGGAAAACCTGGTGCTGTTAAACAACTTGTCCAGAGCATAAAAGGGGCAAGTTTCGCAAAATGGCAGAAAATAGGGCCAGAAAAGTACGGAATGAAACCACGAGCTATATATATGCCAAGACAGAGGTCTATTCCTGTTGAGGAAGCTGAAAAAATAGTAAAACTAATACTTTCTTTAGACACAAGTAAAGTAAAAGTTAAAAAATAA
- a CDS encoding Trm112 family protein gives MIPEQLLKILACPKCKGELLYLKDCFVCEHCMLKFNIIDEIPDFLIDDAEKITQEQIKKLKDERKD, from the coding sequence ATGATACCTGAGCAGCTGCTTAAAATACTTGCCTGTCCCAAGTGCAAAGGTGAACTGCTTTATCTTAAGGACTGTTTTGTGTGTGAACACTGCATGCTGAAGTTTAACATCATTGACGAGATACCAGACTTTCTGATTGATGATGCAGAAAAAATAACACAGGAGCAGATAAAAAAACTGAAAGATGAAAGAAAAGATTAG